A region from the Verrucomicrobiota bacterium genome encodes:
- a CDS encoding chitin deacetylase has protein sequence MSGRLKFSRRRFLTSTTRAAGGLALPTFGAATPEKALIAVTFDLEMSRNFPRWEDREWDYAKGLLNEETKQYALEAARRVKARGGVIHFFVVGRVFEQEDRDWLKELVREGHILGNHTYDHVNVLAQKPGEIQFRFQRAPWLIAGKSTAQVIRENIQLCTDALKQRLGIAPVGFRTPGGFANGLHERVDIQRMLLDLGFKWISSKYPAHPYGQPGTAPTPEVLEGILKAQRAAQPLAYPSGLIEVPMSPISDVGAFRNARWKLGHFLQAIRLGVEWVIEHRAVFDLLCHPSVLCLMDPEFRVLETVCDLARNAGDRAALVSLETIAERLRVGEKRGV, from the coding sequence ATGAGCGGGCGGTTGAAGTTCTCACGCCGCCGGTTTCTCACCTCCACCACGAGAGCCGCCGGCGGACTTGCTCTGCCAACCTTCGGCGCGGCAACTCCAGAAAAGGCCCTGATCGCCGTCACCTTCGATCTGGAAATGTCCCGCAACTTCCCGCGCTGGGAAGACCGGGAATGGGATTACGCGAAAGGGTTGCTCAACGAGGAAACCAAGCAGTATGCCCTCGAAGCCGCCCGACGCGTCAAAGCCCGCGGCGGCGTCATCCATTTCTTCGTCGTGGGCCGTGTGTTCGAGCAGGAGGACAGGGATTGGTTGAAGGAACTGGTGCGGGAAGGTCACATCCTTGGCAACCACACCTACGATCACGTCAACGTGCTCGCGCAGAAACCGGGAGAGATTCAATTTCGCTTCCAGCGGGCCCCGTGGCTCATCGCCGGGAAATCCACGGCGCAAGTCATTCGCGAGAACATCCAGCTTTGCACGGACGCCCTGAAGCAGCGCCTCGGCATCGCGCCGGTTGGTTTTCGCACGCCGGGCGGTTTTGCCAATGGCCTGCACGAGCGGGTGGACATTCAGCGGATGTTGCTCGACCTGGGCTTCAAGTGGATCAGTTCCAAATACCCGGCGCATCCCTACGGCCAGCCTGGAACGGCGCCGACGCCCGAGGTTTTGGAAGGCATCCTCAAAGCTCAGCGCGCGGCGCAGCCGCTGGCCTATCCGAGCGGACTGATCGAGGTCCCCATGAGTCCGATCAGCGACGTCGGCGCATTTCGCAACGCACGGTGGAAACTGGGGCATTTCCTTCAGGCCATCCGGTTGGGTGTCGAGTGGGTGATTGAACACCGCGCGGTGTTTGACCTGCTTTGCCATCCCTCGGTGCTCTGCCTGATGGACCCGGAGTTCCGCGTCCTCGAAACGGTCTGCGACCTGGCTCGCAACGCAGGCGACCGCGCCGCGCTGGTGAGCCTGGAGACGATAGCTGAGCGGTTGCGCGTCGGCGAAAAGCGCGGAGTGTGA